In Oryza sativa Japonica Group chromosome 2, ASM3414082v1, the following are encoded in one genomic region:
- the LOC4328314 gene encoding uncharacterized protein, whose product MGSGMVKKKVVKAGSFDLDAKLDKSWMEDITCPICLDFPHNAVLLRCTSYEKGCRPFICDTDQSRSNCLERFKGAHGLPTNMKVPSFNGAPLDSIHIISSNTTDRPACPLCRGDVIGWVVIDEARLHLNQKKRCCEESCCSYVGNFHELQKHTQQKHPNSRPSEIDPARRVDWENFQQSSDIIDVLSTIHAQVPNGIVLGDYVIEYGDDDAGDDYEVYHRVRGNWWTSCIFCKSFCRSSGGRSRARARERRSSGRRSSNRSSQESFTIEVPSGSVDIREIRFDEIDDEYIVTGAMPGIAASRRIASHYRDPRYGRRRSYY is encoded by the exons ATGGGTTCAGGAATGGTGAAGAAGAAGGTGGTGAAGGCCGGTTCTTTCGATTTGGATGCCAAACTTGATAAAAGTTGGATGGAGGATATCACTTGTCCAATCTGTCTGGATTTTCCTCATAATGCTGTCCTATTGAGGTGCACCTCATATGAGAAGGGTTGTAGGCCGTTCATATGCGACACTGACCAATCCCGTTCGAACTGTCTTGAGCGGTTCAAAGGTGCTCATGGACTGCCGACCAATATGAAAGTCCCATCTTTTAATGGAGCCCCTCTTGATAGCATTCATATCATTTCGTCAAATACAACTGACCGCCCAGCTTGCCCGTTGTGTAGAGGCGATGTTATTGGGTGGGTTGTTATTGACGAGGCCCGTCTGCATCTTAACCAAAAGAAAAGATGCTGCGAAGAAAGCTGTTGTTCATATGTGGGCAACTTTCATGAGCTTCAGAAGCACACCCAGCAGAAGCATCCAAATTCACGCCCGTCAGAAATTGATCCTGCTCGGAGAGTTGATTGGGAGAATTTCCAACAGTCTTCAGATATCATAGATGTCTTGAGCACGATACATGCACAGGTGCCTAATGGTATAGTTTTGGGAGACTATGTCATCGAGTACGGTGATGATGATGCCGGAGATGACTATGAAGTTTACCACAGGGTTAGGGGGAACTGGTGGACATCCTGTATTTTCTGTAAGTCATTCTGCAGATCTTCAGGAGGCAGAAGTAGAGCAAGAGCAAGGGAAAGGAGAAGtagtggaaggaggagcagCAATAGGTCTAGCCAAGAAAGCTTTACTATTGAGGTGCCCTCGGGATCTGTTGACATAAGGGAAATCAGATTTGATGAAATAGATGATGAATATATAGTTACAGGAGCAATGCCCGGCATTGCAGCATCCAGGAGGATCGCCAGTCATTACAG GGATCCTAGATATGGACGCAGACGTTCATACTACTAG